A genomic window from Gossypium hirsutum isolate 1008001.06 chromosome D10, Gossypium_hirsutum_v2.1, whole genome shotgun sequence includes:
- the LOC107914540 gene encoding non-specific lipid-transfer protein-like: MASSMSLKLTCVVVFCMVVGAPLAQGAISCGQITSALAPCIAYLKGNGAGSAPPACCNGIRSLNSAAKTTPDRQAACSCIKSAATGISGINYSTAAGLPGKCGINIPYKISPSTDCKSIK; encoded by the exons ATGGCTAGCTCAATGTCCCTTAAGCTTACATGTGTGGTGGTGTTTTGCATGGTGGTGGGTGCACCCCTGGCTCAAGGGGCCATAAGTTGTGGTCAAATCACAAGCGCCCTCGCACCCTGCATTGCTTACTTGAAAGGGAATGGTGCTGGTTCTGCTCCCCCAGCTTGCTGCAACGGCATCAGATCTCTCAACTCTGCCGCCAAAACAACACCAGACCGGCAAGCAGCTTGCAGCTGCATCAAAAGTGCGGCCACCGGCATTTCTGGCATCAACTATAGCACTGCAGCCGGACTCCCAGGCAAGTGCGGTATCAACATCCCTTACAAGATCAGCCCTTCCACTGACTGCAAAAG CATTAAGTGA
- the LOC107914539 gene encoding non-specific lipid-transfer protein-like, with protein sequence MASSMSLKLACVVVLCMVVGAPLAQGTVTCGQVTGSLAPCINYLRGNGAGAVPQGCCSGIKSLNSAAQTTPDRQAACKCIKSAAAGIPGINYGIASGLPGKCGVNIPYKISPSTDCSRVK encoded by the exons ATGGCTAGCTCAATGTCCCTTAAGCTTGCATGTGTGGTGGTGTTGTGCATGGTGGTGGGTGCACCCCTGGCTCAAGGGACCGTAACCTGTGGTCAAGTCACAGGCTCCCTCGCACCCTGCATTAATTACTTGAGAGGGAATGGTGCTGGTGCCGTTCCCCAAGGTTGCTGCAGCGGCATCAAATCTCTCAACTCCGCCGCCCAAACAACACCAGACCGGCAAGCAGCTTGCAAATGCATCAAAAGTGCGGCCGCCGGCATTCCTGGCATCAACTATGGTATTGCAAGCGGACTCCCAGGCAAGTGCGGTGTCAACATCCCTTACAAGATCAGCCCTAGCACTGACTGCAGCAG GGTTAAGTGA